A genomic region of Trichothermofontia sichuanensis B231 contains the following coding sequences:
- a CDS encoding valine--pyruvate transaminase — protein MDPALTHFGEQMSHLTGVRAIMKDIIETLQAGHGHEFINLSAGNPVILPEVEQLWRDCTADLLASSEYGEVVCRYGSSQGYQPLIDAIVEDFNQRYGLSLTSRNVLITPGSQSLYFFAANAFGGYTEAGELKHIVLPHCPDYTGYGGVSLIPEALIAHRPAIDLIGEHRFKYRPDFNHLEIGPQTGMVLFSRPCNPTGNVMTDAEVQRIAALADPYDIPVFIDSAYGPPFPALNFTEMTPLFGRNIVHCLSLSKAGLPGERIGIAIGHERVIQVLEGFQTNSCIHSSRYGQAIAARAIASGALAEIALKVIRPHYQQKFAVLEASLDEAMPRHVPWFLHKGEGAIFAWLWLEDLPITDWQFYQELKQLGVIVVPGSPFFPGLQEPWSHRHQCLRISLTASEADLVTGMRRLAKVAEQTYQQASLIAG, from the coding sequence ATGGACCCCGCCCTGACCCACTTTGGTGAACAAATGTCCCACCTGACGGGGGTGCGGGCAATCATGAAAGATATCATCGAGACGCTACAAGCGGGACATGGGCACGAGTTTATTAACTTGAGTGCGGGTAACCCGGTGATTCTGCCGGAGGTGGAGCAACTCTGGCGTGACTGCACCGCCGATCTGTTGGCCAGTTCAGAGTATGGCGAAGTGGTCTGTCGCTATGGCTCTAGCCAGGGCTATCAACCCCTGATTGATGCGATCGTTGAGGATTTTAACCAACGCTATGGGTTATCCCTGACATCACGAAATGTCCTGATTACCCCTGGTTCCCAATCCCTTTACTTTTTTGCGGCGAATGCGTTTGGGGGCTATACCGAAGCGGGGGAACTGAAACATATTGTGCTGCCCCATTGTCCTGACTACACGGGCTATGGCGGTGTTAGCCTGATTCCCGAAGCCTTGATTGCCCACCGACCCGCGATCGATCTAATTGGTGAGCACCGGTTCAAATATCGCCCTGATTTTAACCACTTGGAGATTGGCCCCCAAACGGGGATGGTGCTTTTCTCGCGCCCTTGCAACCCGACGGGCAATGTGATGACGGACGCGGAGGTGCAGCGCATCGCGGCCTTGGCCGATCCCTACGATATTCCGGTCTTTATTGATTCCGCCTATGGTCCGCCTTTTCCAGCCTTGAACTTTACAGAAATGACGCCCCTCTTTGGCCGGAATATCGTCCACTGCCTGAGCCTCTCGAAGGCGGGGTTACCTGGAGAGCGCATCGGCATTGCCATTGGTCATGAGCGGGTGATTCAGGTTTTGGAAGGGTTCCAGACCAATAGCTGTATTCATTCATCCCGGTATGGACAGGCGATCGCGGCACGGGCGATCGCGTCTGGTGCCCTAGCTGAGATTGCCCTCAAGGTGATTCGGCCCCACTATCAGCAGAAGTTTGCGGTTCTAGAGGCCAGCTTGGATGAAGCCATGCCTCGCCATGTCCCCTGGTTCCTGCACAAAGGGGAGGGCGCCATCTTTGCGTGGTTGTGGTTGGAAGACTTGCCCATCACAGACTGGCAATTCTATCAGGAGTTGAAGCAACTGGGTGTGATCGTCGTTCCCGGTAGTCCCTTCTTCCCCGGTCTCCAGGAACCCTGGTCCCACAGGCACCAGTGTTTGCGCATTAGCCTGACGGCCTCTGAGGCCGATCTGGTCACGGGAATGCGACGGTTAGCCAAGGTCGCCGAGCAAACCTATCAGCAAGCCTCCTTGATCGCGGGTTAG
- a CDS encoding molybdenum cofactor biosynthesis protein MoaE translates to MSEGTPDPRDRFVLTFAPLVLAEVYDLAADPASGAVVVMSGTVRDQTDGKAVVSLEYQAYEPMALRIFAQIAADLRRQWPMVKRVVIYHRTGHLTIGEISVLVAVSCPHRAEAFAACQYAIDTLKHNAPIWKKEHWADGSSSWVSIGACEPHEPAGLQAASVSS, encoded by the coding sequence ATGAGTGAGGGTACCCCTGATCCCCGCGATCGCTTCGTCCTCACCTTCGCCCCCCTCGTACTGGCTGAGGTCTACGACCTCGCTGCTGACCCGGCGAGTGGGGCCGTGGTGGTCATGAGCGGAACAGTGCGCGACCAGACCGATGGCAAGGCAGTTGTCAGCCTGGAATACCAAGCCTATGAACCGATGGCCCTGCGGATATTTGCCCAAATTGCCGCGGACTTGCGCCGCCAATGGCCGATGGTGAAGCGGGTGGTGATCTACCATCGCACGGGACACCTCACAATTGGTGAAATCAGTGTTCTAGTGGCAGTGAGTTGCCCCCATCGTGCGGAAGCCTTCGCTGCCTGTCAGTATGCGATCGACACCCTCAAACACAACGCCCCTATCTGGAAAAAGGAACACTGGGCCGATGGGTCCAGCAGCTGGGTCAGTATCGGCGCCTGCGAACCCCATGAACCCGCCGGGCTTCAGGCAGCCTCCGTGTCCAGTTGA
- a CDS encoding urease subunit beta has protein sequence MIPGELLVEPGTIALNGDRPTVTLTVANQGDRPIQVGSHFHFYEVNSALSFEREQARGMRLDIPAGTAIRFEPGDTRSVTLVSLAGQRRVYGFNALINGALDAAPKARKKKTVAKGSKKQK, from the coding sequence ATGATTCCTGGTGAATTGCTGGTCGAACCCGGCACGATCGCACTAAATGGAGATCGGCCAACCGTGACGCTGACCGTGGCCAATCAGGGCGATCGCCCGATCCAGGTTGGCTCGCATTTCCATTTCTATGAAGTCAACTCGGCGCTGAGTTTTGAGCGGGAGCAGGCACGCGGGATGCGGTTGGATATTCCAGCAGGCACAGCGATTCGGTTTGAGCCTGGAGATACGCGATCGGTGACCCTGGTGTCCCTCGCTGGTCAACGGCGGGTGTATGGGTTTAATGCCCTGATCAATGGCGCCCTCGACGCTGCACCTAAAGCGAGGAAGAAGAAAACCGTAGCTAAAGGCAGCAAAAAGCAAAAATGA
- the hemW gene encoding radical SAM family heme chaperone HemW, which translates to MTSEALTSETFLIGAMAGCQGSEPVTAAYVHIPFCRRRCYYCDFAITVLGDRLRGEASGTVRQYLTVLAQEISLTPNRGQALDTVFLGGGTPSLLSVAQVEAILTALDRQFGIAATAEISMEIDPGTFDLAQLRGYRSLGVNRFSLGVQAFQDELLAACGRTHRVVDVRQAIADLERAGIENFSLDLISGLPGQTREHWQASLAQAIACRPAHLSTYDLTLEAGTVFGRRYQPGEAPLPSDTLTADLYRLAQRTLTAAGYEHYEISNYARSGYQCRHNRVYWENRPFYGFGMGAASYLDGDRVTRPRTTTAYYAWVNALTAPPPTSLKASAQPGSTQPGLTWLPDDSRATARLRDRPLAAQPLTDRLLDTLMLGLRLREGLHVETLRQHYGTLAVTKILEGLQAFQARGWVELAPIASEPQTIRLTDPEGFLFSNVILTHLFHQLDTEAA; encoded by the coding sequence ATGACCAGTGAGGCATTGACAAGTGAGACATTCCTGATCGGGGCAATGGCTGGTTGCCAAGGCAGTGAACCCGTGACGGCGGCCTATGTGCATATTCCTTTTTGTCGGCGGCGGTGCTATTACTGCGACTTTGCGATCACGGTCCTCGGCGATCGCCTGCGGGGGGAGGCGTCGGGTACAGTCCGCCAATACCTCACCGTCCTGGCGCAGGAAATTAGCCTGACGCCGAATCGCGGTCAAGCTTTAGACACTGTGTTTCTGGGGGGCGGGACGCCCTCCCTGTTAAGTGTGGCGCAGGTTGAGGCGATTTTGACTGCTCTCGATCGCCAGTTTGGGATCGCGGCAACGGCAGAAATTTCGATGGAAATTGATCCGGGTACCTTTGACTTAGCCCAACTGAGGGGCTATCGATCGCTGGGGGTCAATCGGTTTAGTCTGGGGGTCCAGGCTTTTCAAGATGAATTATTAGCCGCCTGTGGCCGAACCCATCGCGTGGTGGACGTGAGGCAGGCGATCGCGGACCTAGAGCGGGCGGGGATTGAGAATTTCAGCCTGGATTTAATTTCGGGTCTACCGGGCCAGACCCGCGAGCATTGGCAGGCATCGTTAGCACAGGCGATCGCCTGTCGCCCTGCCCATCTGTCTACCTATGATTTGACCTTGGAAGCGGGTACGGTCTTTGGGCGTCGCTATCAACCGGGAGAGGCCCCCCTCCCCAGCGATACCCTCACCGCAGACCTCTATCGCCTCGCCCAACGCACCCTGACAGCAGCGGGCTATGAGCACTATGAAATTTCTAACTATGCGCGATCGGGATATCAGTGCCGCCACAACCGCGTCTATTGGGAAAATCGCCCGTTTTATGGCTTTGGGATGGGGGCTGCCAGTTATTTGGATGGGGATCGGGTGACCCGACCCCGCACGACAACGGCCTATTATGCCTGGGTCAACGCCTTAACCGCGCCGCCACCTACCTCGCTGAAGGCGTCAGCGCAGCCTGGATCGACACAGCCTGGATTGACATGGCTCCCTGATGACTCACGAGCAACCGCTCGGTTGCGCGATCGCCCCCTAGCGGCTCAGCCCTTAACCGATCGCCTGCTGGACACCTTAATGTTGGGTCTCCGGTTGCGCGAGGGCCTGCACGTGGAGACCCTACGACAACACTATGGAACCCTGGCTGTGACGAAGATCCTGGAGGGATTACAAGCTTTCCAAGCCAGGGGGTGGGTGGAGTTGGCCCCGATCGCGTCTGAGCCTCAAACAATCCGTCTGACAGATCCGGAAGGCTTTCTCTTTTCCAATGTGATTCTGACCCATTTATTCCATCAACTGGACACGGAGGCTGCCTGA
- the nblR gene encoding response regulator transcription factor NblR — protein sequence MNGLPASPIPCVLLIEADDTLAQQMSLDLQEAGYQAVIAPNGAEGLLQAQSLQPALIVVDRSLGSESGLKVCSRLRERGIHAPVLLLMARDTVEDRIACLEVGADDYCLKPYQSEHFLQLLQIYLQPEVSTTEQLRFGDLLLDLATRRAFRNGRTIDLTMKEFELLKYLMENPREVLTREQILENVWGYDFMGESNVIEVYIRYLRLKIEQEGEKRLIQTVRGVGYVLRES from the coding sequence ATGAATGGATTACCTGCCAGTCCCATTCCCTGTGTATTGTTGATCGAAGCGGATGACACCCTAGCCCAACAGATGAGCCTGGATCTCCAGGAAGCCGGCTATCAGGCAGTCATTGCCCCGAATGGCGCCGAGGGGTTGCTCCAGGCCCAGAGCCTTCAACCGGCGTTGATTGTGGTCGATCGCAGTTTAGGCAGTGAGTCTGGCCTTAAGGTTTGCAGCCGACTCCGGGAACGGGGTATCCATGCACCGGTGTTGCTGCTCATGGCGCGGGATACGGTGGAGGATCGGATTGCCTGTCTGGAAGTTGGTGCCGATGACTACTGCCTCAAACCCTATCAATCCGAGCACTTCCTGCAACTATTACAGATTTACCTTCAGCCAGAAGTCAGCACAACAGAGCAGCTGCGGTTTGGAGATCTCCTGCTGGATCTAGCCACACGACGGGCTTTTCGCAATGGCCGCACGATCGATCTGACCATGAAGGAGTTTGAACTGCTGAAGTACTTGATGGAAAACCCCCGTGAAGTTCTTACCCGTGAGCAGATCCTGGAGAATGTTTGGGGCTATGACTTCATGGGAGAATCCAACGTGATTGAGGTCTATATTCGCTATTTGCGGCTCAAGATTGAACAGGAAGGGGAAAAACGCCTGATTCAAACGGTGCGTGGGGTGGGCTATGTCCTGCGGGAAAGCTAA
- a CDS encoding NADP-dependent isocitrate dehydrogenase, translated as MYEKLTPPTTGSRITFQVGEPIVPDDPIIPFIRGDGTGVDLWPASQKVFDAAVAKAYGGQRKINWFKVYAGDEACDLYGTYQYLPEDTLTAIREYGVAIKGPLTTPIGGGIRSLNVALRQIFDLYACVRPCKYYAGTPSPHRNPEKLDVIIYRENTEDIYLGIEWRQGTAIADKLIKILNTELIPATPEHGTKQIPLDSGIGIKPISKTGSQRLVRRAIRHALRLPKAKQTVTLVHKGNIMKYTEGAFRDWGYELATTEFRAACVTERESWILSNQERNPDLSIEDNARKIDPGYDALTTEKKQAVCQEVKAVLAAIWDSHGNGQWRDKIMVNDRIADSIFQQIQTRPDEYSILATMNLNGDYLSDAAAAIVGGLGMGPGANIGDTCAIFEATHGTAPKHAGLDRVNPGSLILSGVMMLEYLGWQEAADLIRKGLGDAIANRQVTYDLARMMEPPVEPPLKCSEFAQAIIDHF; from the coding sequence ATGTACGAGAAACTAACCCCCCCGACCACCGGTTCGCGCATTACTTTTCAGGTGGGTGAACCGATCGTGCCCGATGATCCGATCATCCCCTTCATCCGGGGAGATGGCACGGGGGTTGACCTCTGGCCCGCCTCGCAAAAGGTATTCGATGCTGCTGTCGCCAAAGCCTATGGAGGCCAGCGTAAAATCAACTGGTTCAAAGTCTACGCTGGGGACGAAGCCTGCGACCTGTACGGGACTTACCAATACTTACCGGAAGATACCCTGACCGCCATTCGGGAGTATGGGGTGGCCATCAAGGGGCCGTTGACTACTCCGATCGGTGGGGGGATTCGCTCCCTCAACGTTGCCCTGCGGCAAATTTTTGACCTCTATGCCTGTGTGCGGCCCTGCAAATACTATGCTGGAACCCCCTCCCCCCACCGCAACCCGGAAAAGTTGGACGTGATCATCTATCGGGAAAATACCGAAGATATTTATCTGGGTATTGAATGGCGGCAGGGCACAGCAATTGCGGACAAGCTGATCAAAATCCTCAACACCGAGCTGATTCCTGCTACGCCCGAACATGGCACAAAGCAAATTCCCCTTGATTCCGGGATTGGCATTAAACCGATCAGTAAAACCGGCTCCCAACGTTTAGTCCGTCGAGCCATCAGACACGCCCTGCGCCTCCCCAAGGCCAAGCAAACCGTGACCCTGGTCCACAAGGGCAACATCATGAAATATACCGAGGGAGCCTTCCGCGACTGGGGGTACGAGTTAGCGACGACCGAGTTTCGGGCCGCGTGCGTGACTGAGCGTGAATCCTGGATTCTGAGCAACCAGGAACGCAACCCCGACCTCAGCATTGAAGACAACGCCCGCAAAATTGATCCGGGTTACGATGCCCTCACGACGGAGAAAAAACAGGCCGTCTGCCAGGAAGTCAAAGCCGTCCTGGCGGCGATCTGGGACAGTCACGGCAACGGTCAGTGGCGCGACAAAATCATGGTCAACGATCGCATTGCCGATAGCATTTTCCAACAAATCCAGACCCGCCCCGACGAATATTCCATCCTGGCCACCATGAATCTCAACGGCGATTACCTCTCCGATGCGGCAGCGGCGATCGTCGGCGGGTTAGGCATGGGACCCGGTGCCAACATTGGCGACACCTGCGCCATCTTTGAAGCCACCCACGGGACAGCCCCCAAACACGCGGGCCTCGATCGCGTCAACCCGGGTTCCCTCATCCTCTCCGGCGTCATGATGCTGGAATACCTGGGCTGGCAAGAGGCGGCTGACTTGATTCGTAAGGGTCTGGGGGACGCGATCGCCAACCGCCAAGTCACCTACGATCTGGCCCGCATGATGGAACCGCCAGTCGAACCACCCTTAAAGTGTTCAGAATTTGCCCAGGCAATTATCGATCACTTCTAG
- a CDS encoding NAD(+) kinase: MPKAGVIYNDAKPIAYRVAREVEAYLQEHGWEVHLATGVGGILGYSQPNSPVCHTPIDRLNPPGFDEKMSFAVVLGGDGTVLSAFRQVAPWGIPLLTINTGHMGFLTEAYLGNLPPMLAQVMAGNYEIEARSMLTVQVLREEVLLWEALCLNEMVLHREPLTSMCHFEIEIGRHAPVDIAADGIIISTPTGSTAYSLSSGGPVITPGVPVLQLVPICPHSLASRALVFADTEPVTIFPANPNRLVMVVDGNAGCYVLPEDRVRSQRSCYDAKFIRLQPPEFFRILREKLGWGLPHTAKPSSVELP; this comes from the coding sequence GTGCCTAAAGCTGGCGTTATTTATAACGACGCAAAACCCATTGCCTATCGGGTGGCTAGGGAAGTCGAAGCCTATCTCCAGGAACATGGCTGGGAAGTCCATCTAGCAACGGGCGTGGGGGGTATCCTCGGCTATTCCCAACCTAATAGCCCTGTGTGTCATACCCCGATCGATCGCCTCAATCCCCCTGGTTTTGACGAAAAAATGAGTTTTGCAGTGGTCCTCGGTGGCGATGGGACGGTCCTCTCGGCTTTTCGTCAGGTTGCCCCCTGGGGTATTCCTCTGCTGACCATTAATACCGGGCACATGGGCTTTCTCACCGAAGCGTATTTAGGCAACCTACCCCCCATGCTAGCGCAAGTGATGGCGGGCAACTACGAAATCGAAGCCCGGAGTATGCTTACGGTCCAGGTTTTACGGGAGGAAGTGCTCCTCTGGGAAGCCCTCTGCCTGAATGAAATGGTGCTGCATCGGGAACCCCTGACTAGCATGTGCCACTTTGAAATTGAAATTGGCCGCCATGCCCCTGTGGATATTGCTGCAGATGGCATCATTATCTCCACGCCCACAGGGTCAACCGCCTACTCGCTGAGTTCAGGGGGACCGGTGATCACGCCGGGGGTGCCGGTTCTGCAACTGGTGCCGATCTGCCCCCACTCCCTGGCTTCTCGTGCCCTCGTATTTGCGGATACTGAACCCGTGACGATTTTCCCGGCCAACCCTAACCGTTTAGTGATGGTGGTGGATGGCAACGCGGGGTGTTATGTGTTGCCGGAAGATCGTGTGCGCTCGCAGCGATCGTGTTACGACGCGAAGTTTATCCGGCTCCAGCCGCCGGAGTTTTTCCGCATTCTGCGCGAAAAGTTGGGGTGGGGGTTGCCCCATACGGCTAAACCCTCCTCAGTGGAACTGCCGTAA
- a CDS encoding ribose-phosphate pyrophosphokinase — translation MIRTLPLTHQALAPSVSTPSEHNRLRLLAGSANLPLAREIAHYLGIDLGPMIRKEFADGELYIQIQESVRGCDVHLIQPTCHPVNTHLMELLIMIDACRRASARQITAVIPYYGYARADRKTAGRESITAKLVANLLTQAGASRVVAMDLHSAQIQGYFDLPVDHVYGSPVIVDYIASKQLPDLVVVSPDVGGVARARAFAKRLNDAPLAIIDKRRQTHNVAEVMNVIGDVRDKTAVLVDDMIDTAGTIAEGARLLRREGARQVYACATHAVFSGPAVERLASGLFEEVIVTNTIPIGAEKRFPQLTVLSVANLIGETIWRIHEDSSVSSMFR, via the coding sequence GTGATTCGCACCCTTCCGTTGACGCACCAAGCTCTGGCTCCTTCCGTCTCCACTCCCTCGGAGCACAATCGTTTGCGGCTACTGGCAGGTTCAGCCAACTTACCCCTCGCCCGTGAAATTGCCCATTACTTAGGGATCGACCTGGGTCCAATGATCCGTAAGGAATTTGCGGATGGCGAACTCTACATTCAGATTCAGGAATCGGTGCGGGGGTGTGACGTACACCTGATCCAGCCCACCTGCCATCCCGTCAACACCCACCTGATGGAGTTGTTGATTATGATCGACGCCTGTCGCCGGGCTTCCGCTCGCCAGATTACGGCAGTGATTCCCTACTATGGCTATGCCCGCGCCGATCGCAAAACTGCCGGACGGGAATCGATTACCGCTAAGTTGGTGGCCAACCTCCTCACCCAAGCGGGTGCCAGTCGGGTGGTGGCTATGGATCTGCACTCAGCCCAGATTCAGGGCTACTTTGATCTGCCCGTGGATCATGTCTACGGCTCGCCCGTGATTGTGGATTACATTGCCAGTAAACAGCTACCGGATCTGGTGGTGGTATCGCCGGATGTGGGCGGGGTTGCACGGGCGCGGGCCTTTGCCAAGCGGCTCAACGATGCCCCCCTGGCCATTATTGACAAACGCCGTCAGACCCATAATGTTGCTGAGGTGATGAATGTCATTGGGGATGTGCGCGACAAAACGGCTGTGCTGGTGGATGACATGATTGATACAGCCGGGACCATTGCCGAAGGTGCCCGGTTGTTGCGGCGCGAGGGTGCCCGTCAAGTATACGCCTGTGCCACCCATGCGGTGTTTTCCGGGCCAGCGGTGGAGCGTTTGGCCAGTGGCCTGTTTGAAGAAGTGATTGTCACCAACACGATCCCGATCGGGGCCGAGAAGCGATTTCCCCAACTCACGGTCCTCAGCGTAGCCAATTTGATTGGAGAAACGATCTGGCGGATTCATGAAGATAGCTCGGTCAGCAGTATGTTCCGCTAG
- a CDS encoding 1-acyl-sn-glycerol-3-phosphate acyltransferase: MGRPLVRLVLCSLGGVPVRRGRAMDLKALKTIRAYLQEGEFPITIAPEGATNGHSELLSPLEPGTTQLAFWGVEDLRKAGQSQPLLIVPIGLRYLYPHPNWSALDRLLSRLEKDTGLPLASFNQPQTTPPEAYARRLCAIGEHLLTRLEQFYQRFYPHASAFSRGNAVPTAVSPGEVGKAALIDQRLAHLLHTALSIGKDYFGLPHTGSLGRRCRRLEEAGWMQIYREDLPSLFRLCSLERGLADWSAAVASLHLRHMRLVESFVAVTAEYVQQQPRFERLAETALILFDLVERVKGVAVPRRPQLGRRQAVITIGTPIDVSQRWSSYSASRSAAKAAVATLTADLQQALETLTRL, from the coding sequence GTGGGCAGGCCGTTGGTTAGGCTGGTTCTTTGCTCGCTTGGGGGGGTGCCGGTGCGGCGGGGGCGGGCAATGGATCTGAAGGCATTGAAGACGATTCGGGCTTATCTCCAGGAGGGGGAGTTTCCGATCACGATCGCCCCCGAAGGGGCCACCAATGGCCACAGTGAGCTCCTCAGCCCCCTGGAACCGGGAACTACCCAACTGGCCTTTTGGGGTGTGGAGGACTTGCGCAAGGCCGGTCAGTCACAGCCCTTACTGATTGTGCCGATCGGGCTGCGCTATCTTTACCCCCACCCCAACTGGTCTGCCCTCGATCGCCTCCTCAGCCGCCTGGAAAAAGATACTGGATTGCCCCTTGCGTCCTTTAACCAGCCACAAACTACTCCCCCTGAGGCCTATGCCCGCCGTCTGTGTGCCATCGGGGAACATTTGCTCACGCGCCTGGAGCAGTTTTACCAACGGTTTTATCCCCATGCCTCGGCGTTTTCCAGGGGAAACGCTGTCCCAACAGCAGTCAGCCCAGGGGAAGTGGGTAAGGCGGCTCTGATCGACCAGCGCCTTGCCCACCTCTTGCACACTGCCCTGAGCATTGGCAAAGACTACTTCGGTTTACCCCATACGGGTAGCCTGGGCCGCCGTTGCCGTCGTTTGGAAGAAGCCGGGTGGATGCAGATCTATCGGGAGGATCTCCCGTCCCTATTCCGTCTGTGTTCCTTGGAGCGGGGATTAGCAGACTGGAGTGCTGCCGTTGCCAGCCTACACCTGCGCCACATGCGCCTTGTGGAAAGCTTTGTTGCCGTTACGGCGGAATATGTTCAGCAGCAGCCCCGCTTTGAGCGCTTAGCCGAAACCGCTCTAATTCTGTTTGATCTGGTGGAGCGGGTGAAGGGGGTAGCGGTTCCCCGGCGACCCCAATTAGGGCGGCGCCAAGCCGTAATTACGATCGGAACCCCGATCGATGTGAGCCAGCGATGGTCCAGCTACAGCGCCAGCCGGTCTGCGGCCAAAGCGGCTGTTGCCACCCTCACTGCCGATCTCCAACAAGCATTAGAAACCTTGACCCGCCTTTGA
- a CDS encoding SDR family oxidoreductase: MKILVVGATGTLGRQVARRALDEGHQVRCLVRSQRRAAFLKEWGAELVSGDLTLPETLPPALAGIEVVIDAATARATDSLSVKAVDWEGKVALIQAAHAAQVDRYIFFSILDAEQYPQVPLMAIKHCTELFLAESGLNYTVLRLSGFLQGLIGQYAIPILEQQAVWITSDIAPMAYMDTQDIAKFALRALSVPETVNRTFPVVGTRAWSGYEIIRLCERLSDREAKIMRMPLSWLRAVRKVARFFEWGWNLSDRLAFVEVLATGKPMIAPMTDTYAVFGLDPKDTTTLEVYLQDYFSRIMKKLKELDYQQAKARQKKSAAKKQAPFV; encoded by the coding sequence ATGAAGATTCTGGTGGTTGGGGCGACGGGAACTTTGGGGCGGCAGGTAGCACGGCGGGCCTTAGATGAAGGGCATCAGGTGCGGTGTCTGGTTCGCAGTCAACGGCGGGCGGCCTTCCTTAAGGAATGGGGGGCGGAACTGGTCAGCGGCGATCTGACCCTGCCAGAGACGCTACCACCTGCCCTGGCAGGGATCGAGGTAGTAATTGATGCTGCCACTGCGCGGGCCACTGACTCTCTGAGTGTGAAGGCGGTCGATTGGGAGGGTAAGGTGGCCTTGATCCAGGCGGCCCATGCAGCCCAGGTCGATCGCTATATTTTCTTCTCAATTCTGGATGCGGAACAGTATCCCCAGGTGCCGTTAATGGCGATTAAGCACTGCACTGAGTTATTTTTGGCTGAGTCGGGCTTGAACTACACGGTCCTGCGCCTGTCCGGTTTCCTGCAAGGGTTAATTGGCCAGTATGCCATCCCTATCCTGGAGCAGCAGGCGGTCTGGATTACCAGTGATATCGCCCCAATGGCTTACATGGATACCCAGGACATTGCCAAGTTTGCTCTGCGTGCCCTGAGTGTGCCAGAAACCGTGAACCGTACCTTCCCCGTGGTGGGTACACGGGCTTGGAGTGGGTACGAAATTATTCGTTTATGTGAACGGCTCAGTGATCGCGAAGCCAAGATCATGCGGATGCCCCTCAGTTGGTTACGCGCCGTCCGGAAAGTCGCCCGTTTCTTCGAGTGGGGGTGGAACCTGAGTGATCGGCTGGCATTTGTGGAAGTGCTGGCAACGGGTAAGCCGATGATCGCCCCGATGACCGATACTTATGCTGTCTTTGGCTTGGACCCCAAGGACACCACCACCCTGGAGGTATATTTGCAAGATTATTTCAGCCGCATCATGAAAAAGCTCAAAGAGTTGGATTACCAGCAAGCAAAGGCACGACAGAAGAAAAGCGCGGCCAAAAAACAGGCTCCCTTTGTATAG
- the menB gene encoding 1,4-dihydroxy-2-naphthoyl-CoA synthase has product MQADWQIAKSYTDILYHKWEGIAKVTINRPHKRNAFRPETIIEMYDAFWDAREDPQIGVVLLTGAGPHTDGKYAFCAGGDQSVRGQAGYLGQDGVPRLNVLDLQRLIRSMPKVVIALVAGYAIGGGHVLHIVCDLTIAADNAIFGQTGPKVGSFDGGFGASYLARIVGQKKAREIWYLCRQYTAQQALEMGLVNHVVPVADLEAEGIQWAKEILAKSPIAIRCLKSAFNADCDGQAGLQELAGNATLLYYMTEEGNEGKQAFLEKRPPNFRQYPWLP; this is encoded by the coding sequence ATGCAAGCAGACTGGCAAATCGCCAAATCCTACACCGATATCCTGTACCACAAGTGGGAGGGGATCGCCAAGGTAACGATTAATCGACCCCATAAGCGTAACGCCTTCCGCCCAGAAACGATCATCGAAATGTACGATGCGTTTTGGGATGCGCGGGAAGATCCCCAAATTGGGGTCGTTCTACTCACGGGTGCGGGTCCCCATACGGATGGGAAGTATGCCTTCTGTGCGGGCGGTGATCAGAGTGTGCGCGGACAGGCGGGTTATCTGGGGCAGGATGGGGTGCCGCGTCTGAATGTGCTGGATCTCCAACGGCTGATTCGCTCCATGCCCAAGGTGGTCATTGCCCTGGTGGCCGGGTATGCGATCGGCGGTGGCCATGTTTTACACATTGTCTGTGATTTAACGATCGCGGCGGACAATGCCATTTTTGGCCAAACTGGGCCAAAGGTTGGCAGCTTTGACGGGGGCTTTGGGGCCAGCTATCTCGCCCGTATTGTGGGTCAGAAAAAAGCACGGGAGATCTGGTATCTGTGTCGCCAATACACCGCTCAGCAAGCCCTAGAAATGGGCCTTGTTAACCACGTAGTCCCGGTGGCAGACCTGGAAGCAGAAGGAATTCAATGGGCCAAGGAAATTTTGGCGAAAAGCCCGATCGCGATCCGCTGTCTCAAGTCTGCCTTCAACGCCGACTGTGACGGACAAGCTGGACTTCAGGAATTAGCGGGGAATGCAACCTTGCTTTACTACATGACGGAAGAAGGCAACGAGGGCAAACAAGCCTTCCTGGAAAAACGCCCCCCCAATTTCCGCCAATATCCTTGGCTTCCCTAA